Below is a genomic region from Castanea sativa cultivar Marrone di Chiusa Pesio chromosome 2, ASM4071231v1.
ATAATCTAATTCTCTCTCATATTATGCTCACACACTTGGGTCTTTGATGACACTACTACTCTTATCGGGTATAAATTGATTTgcgagagagggagagggagtgATCGATGCTTATGCAAGTTACAAACAAACAGTGTCTCacacagagaaaaaaaaaaaaataacacatacaCTTGTTGATACCCTACCACCACACATAGATTGACCCACTGAGTAGATGATTCAGTAAGTCTTGCTCTTTTCTCCAATCTAATTAAACCCCACTTTCTCTCTCCACAACATGCAATTTGGGCCCCTCTCTGTTTGTTCTttataactctctctctctctatctctatctctatctcactcAATACGTATGTATGAGCCTCTATTTGCAATTAACGACAACACTTGTCTGCAGGTGCTGACTGGTATTTCGCCATTTTATTAGCTTATAAAGCTACCAGACAACACACTCCCCTCACTTCTCAGCCTCTCTCGTTCGTACCATTTATTCAGCTCTCTCTTCCAAGATTTTTCAAACATAATATTATTACATCTCGCTCTCAGTATACTATTTGGCTCGTACTCTCTATCTGCTCAAACCCTTTTGACTATAATAGACAGTACTCTCAATTTCAATTGCTATACAACTCAAACCTCCTCTTCACTTCTTTTATCTCTCCCTCCTCATTCTATATAATCCACTTTGCTTAAGTTCAAAGAAACCCcatttaatttcttctttctttacaAAGCTTAGAACTTGACGGAAAGGAATAGTAGTAGAGTACCCATTGGCAGAGATATTTAGAGTAAACAACGAAACAATGCATCGATGCAGTAGTTCTCATCATCAGGGGAACATGGTGGGACCTTGTACGTGTGGCATGTTTCACAGCCAAGGCAATTCCTTCTCCATGCTATTCTCTATGCAAAACCACAGTCCCTATGATGAATCCGAAATGTATTCCTTCGCATCATCCTCGTCTTCTGTGGATTGCACTCTCTCTTTAGGGACCCCATCAACTCGTTTAACCGAAGATGATGAAAAGCGACGAGTACGCTCTGGTTCCTCCATGTCCAACTTTTGCTGGGACATATTGCAGACAAAACAAACCCCTTCAGCTCCTCAAACACACAAAGCTATCCGCGGAGGCAATAATGGCAGCTATAACAACAACTCTTCCAATGATCCCCTCCTTGCTCGCCGCTGTGCCAACTGTGATACCACTTCTACACCACTTTGGAGGAACGGTCCAAGAGGCCCTAAGGTACATTACTCTATTTCATTTCTtgttatgattaaaaaaaaaaaaacactatgtTTTTGTTCTCATCTAGTTTGCTTTACATGTTTTGGACTAATATGTTTGTATGTATTTGTGAAATGCAGTCTTTATGCAATGCTTGTGGGATTCGATTCAAAAAGGAAGAGAGGAGAGCCACTGCTGCAGCCTCAAACACAAGCAACAATGGCACAACCTCAGGATCAATAATGGAGCCGAACCACATGGTCCACAACAATTCATGGTATGCACATTCACAGACCCAGAAAATGCCGTGCTACTCTCCAGCCATTGGCAACGAATTTCGGTTCATCGAAGACAATGACCAAAATTCCGATACCGGCATTCCATTCCTTTCTTGGCGTCTCAATGTCACAGACAGGCCGGGCCTCGTTCATGACTTTACAAGATGAAAAATTTGACGGTCAAGATCGtgcaaagttttttaatttcttattagttTAACGTATCACGATGCTGATGTTGAGGATGTTGATGATGGCGATGGTTTATGGACTcgtcaaattctttttttattttaaatcttcttactttcttttttgtctttgttgttGCTTCCTTTTCTCCGTCTTACATAGATGGAGTGAGAAGGGGATAATTCTATGTTCTTAGTTTGCTTTTCTTTGAGTTTATTTCTTTAACTTTTTCTCTTTCAGTTACACAAACCTACCTGGCTACCTTTCTGTCTGTTGGGTTACTTTCCTATTTCTTAAACATGACGACATAATTTCgatgatcatatatatatggacCGTCCGATATCCTTTTGGTGTTTGATAATAACACAGGACTTTTTAGTACCTTATCATATAATGTGAACAATGAGTTTCTCTTACCAGAATCTAAAGCAAGTTACATGGTGGGTCTTTTTTCTATTTCCTCAATTTCATAACTGAGAGAGGGGAAGAATACTGGGCGTTGCATTGATTACAGTGTTACGAATGATGGTCCGATGCCCATGTTAGATCactggttttttctttttttttttctgaactGAACACTGCGGTCCAGAAAAATGAATcaatttgtcttttttgttgttgcttcaAATCTGACCGTCCAATTGGATCACTGCAGAGGTTGGGAACTTTGAGGattataatttatcaattatatatgttgtgttgtgtgtgtttgtttgtgtatgGAATTTGATCTAAACTTCGTATAAAGGTCAACAATTGAATTGTATggaatttgaaaattgattttatataCCAGTATTGGGTATGAAAATCAAATAGTAAAATTGTTGATTAATTTTAATGATGTCTTCACGAGTCCCACGTGGGATTTCTGCCAGTCAAACTGTCAAGTTAAGCACATATcttatggaaaaaaaagtttagtaaATTGCATTATACATATGTTCAGGTTTAACATTTTACATAAGGACCTGCTGTCGTATCACTGATTCAGTGATTCATATGGTGGGTATTGCTATTAATGCCTAGCGGTTTGTCCTGTGCTTAATTTTAAAAGAATGGTTTCTCTCTTTTAACTGCTGGGTACATACATGTTACACCTGCGTTTGATTCAACAATTTGTATAAAAGTTGTCAGTGTTTTATCACCAACAACGGTGTGTAAATTTATGCATAAGAGAGGTGCAAGAATGAAGCGATTCATACCTTAGTCACAACTGACAAAGCGTATTGTATTGTAATTTCTGCACCACAATTTACGTGtgaaagtgtatatatatacctggGAAACATAGAAAGTGTTTATATATTGATAACAgagaaatataatttaaagactAATGCTAGGAGCACataaaaatgcataattttgtGTCATAACTTGCCATATGTTAAGTGGTGAAAATGTATTCCCACATGACCCACTATCACACATCCGCCAAATACAACTTGTCATGTGACGAGTTGTAGCACAAaattgtgcatttttgtatATCCACAACATTACTCTAATTTAAACTGCAAACAAATAAGTTTGTTACGGGATACTCCCTCTTTATTGAGGGTACAAAATTTATCCACCATAGTCGgaagattttgaaataaaacaaaTGCATCATTACTAGCATTTCTTATCTTTGACAGAGCATTCACGCAACAATTGGCTTTTCGGTATGTGTGCTCAATTTGCAAGTTGCAAATTTCTGTAATCAGTGAGTCAAGGCTCCaatgaaaatttgacaatgGAGTTGTTCATTAAATGAACAACTAACGCATCAAATTCCATTATCAAACTCGTAATTTTTAGTTCCTTAGCTAATAGTAGACCATCTCTAGAAGCC
It encodes:
- the LOC142626012 gene encoding GATA transcription factor 19-like, translated to MHRCSSSHHQGNMVGPCTCGMFHSQGNSFSMLFSMQNHSPYDESEMYSFASSSSSVDCTLSLGTPSTRLTEDDEKRRVRSGSSMSNFCWDILQTKQTPSAPQTHKAIRGGNNGSYNNNSSNDPLLARRCANCDTTSTPLWRNGPRGPKSLCNACGIRFKKEERRATAAASNTSNNGTTSGSIMEPNHMVHNNSWYAHSQTQKMPCYSPAIGNEFRFIEDNDQNSDTGIPFLSWRLNVTDRPGLVHDFTR